A stretch of Acidovorax sp. RAC01 DNA encodes these proteins:
- a CDS encoding acetyl-CoA C-acetyltransferase, protein MTEAYVFDALRTPRGKGKKDGTLHEVKPIDLLAGLLTELQARHRFDTAAVDDVVMGIVSPVGEQGSVLPKVAALKAGWDFRCAGVQVNRFCASGLEAVNMAAQKVRSGWEDLVVAGGVESMSRVPIGSDGGAWAQDPATNSATLFVPQGIGADLIATLDGYTRADVDAFALESQRRATAARAAGYFKNSVVPVRDFIGQTILAEDEFIKPKTTLEGLGALKPSFEQLGGMGFDAVALQRYPQVERIHHVHHAGNSSGIVDGAAAVLIGNEAAAKAHGLTPRARIVATALSGADPTIMLTGPVPAAKKALARAGMTIDQIDLFEVNEAFAAVPMRFMRELGVPHDKVNVNGGAIAMGHPLGATGAMILGTLIDELHRRGQRYGLATLCVGGGMGIATIVERI, encoded by the coding sequence ATGACTGAAGCCTATGTATTTGACGCGCTGCGCACCCCGCGCGGCAAGGGCAAGAAAGACGGCACCCTGCACGAAGTCAAGCCTATTGACCTGCTGGCCGGCCTGCTCACCGAGCTGCAGGCACGCCACCGCTTTGACACCGCCGCAGTGGACGATGTGGTCATGGGCATCGTCTCGCCCGTGGGCGAGCAGGGCTCGGTGTTGCCCAAGGTGGCGGCGCTCAAGGCCGGGTGGGACTTTCGGTGTGCAGGCGTGCAGGTCAACCGGTTCTGCGCATCGGGCCTGGAGGCCGTGAACATGGCCGCGCAAAAGGTGCGCAGCGGCTGGGAAGACCTGGTGGTGGCCGGCGGCGTGGAGAGCATGAGCCGGGTGCCCATTGGCTCTGATGGCGGCGCCTGGGCGCAGGACCCCGCCACCAACTCCGCCACGCTGTTCGTGCCCCAGGGCATCGGCGCCGACCTGATCGCCACGCTGGACGGCTACACCCGCGCCGACGTGGACGCCTTCGCGCTCGAATCGCAGCGCCGCGCCACCGCCGCGCGCGCAGCGGGCTACTTCAAGAACTCTGTGGTGCCCGTGCGCGACTTCATCGGCCAGACCATCCTGGCCGAAGACGAGTTCATCAAGCCCAAGACCACGCTGGAGGGCCTGGGTGCCCTCAAGCCCTCGTTCGAGCAACTGGGCGGCATGGGCTTTGACGCAGTGGCGCTGCAGCGCTACCCACAGGTGGAGCGCATCCACCACGTGCACCACGCGGGCAACTCGTCGGGCATCGTGGACGGCGCGGCTGCCGTGCTCATCGGCAATGAGGCCGCTGCCAAGGCCCACGGCCTCACGCCGCGCGCGCGCATCGTGGCCACCGCGCTCAGCGGCGCCGACCCCACCATCATGCTCACCGGTCCCGTGCCCGCTGCCAAAAAGGCGCTGGCCCGTGCGGGCATGACCATCGACCAGATCGACCTGTTCGAAGTGAACGAGGCCTTCGCCGCTGTGCCCATGCGCTTCATGCGCGAGCTGGGCGTACCGCACGACAAGGTCAACGTGAACGGCGGCGCCATCGCCATGGGCCACCCGCTCGGCGCCACGGGCGCCATGATCCTCGGCACCCTGATTGACGAGCTGCACCGCAGAGGCCAGCGCTATGGCCTGGCCACGCTGTGCGTGGGTGGCGGCATGGGCATTGCCACCATCGTCGAGCGAATCTGA
- a CDS encoding 3-hydroxyacyl-CoA dehydrogenase NAD-binding domain-containing protein yields MQTIRYELIPAQGTEGQVAVITFDETNSPVNTMCRTWQDELAQVTAQVVADHSNAGMALKGIVLASAKTSFFAGADLKATMRLTPADAPAAFAEIERMKKQFRTLETLGIPVVACLNGAALGGGWEVALIAHYRIAVADPKIQFGLPEVTLGLMPGATGVTKMTRLLGLMGAQPYILEGKLFNPAEALELQLVHELVTTREQLLPAALAHIATHPHAVQPWDDKNYKMPGGTPANPKIAGALTVAPAMLKKTTRGRYPAPEAALAAMVEGAMVDYDTALRIESRYLARLMTGPVARNMINTFFFDMNAIKSGKSRPGTAPRYKPQKVGILGAGMMGAGIAWAQASRGIATVLKDVSTEKAEAGKAYSAKLTQARVDKGRMTAEAQQALLARITPTASAADLAGCDLIIEAVLESRDLKAKVTQEAEPQLAPGGFFASNTSTLPISGLATASSRPEKFVGIHFFSPVDKMKLVEIIRGKQTDDETVARAFDYVQALGKVPIVVNDSRGFYTSRTFGTFVMEGAAMLGEGIPAAAIENAAMQAGLPVGPLAVLDETALTLSVHVLDQTRADYAAEGKTYTATPGELLVQRMVKELKRPGRAGGGGFYDYPAGTKKHLWPELKPLFEKPGVEWSVQEIQDRLLYRQAIETARCLAEGVLTSVHDANIGSIFGIGFPAWTGGAMQFIYGTGVEAFLERAKELTAKFGPTFQVSEQTLIAIKAHKPNH; encoded by the coding sequence ATGCAAACCATCCGCTACGAACTCATCCCCGCCCAGGGCACCGAAGGCCAGGTCGCCGTCATCACTTTTGACGAAACCAACTCGCCCGTCAACACCATGTGCCGAACCTGGCAGGATGAGCTGGCGCAGGTCACAGCCCAGGTGGTCGCAGACCACAGCAACGCGGGCATGGCGCTCAAGGGCATCGTGCTGGCATCGGCCAAAACAAGCTTCTTTGCCGGCGCCGACCTCAAAGCCACCATGCGTCTGACGCCGGCCGACGCACCGGCCGCGTTCGCCGAAATCGAGCGCATGAAAAAGCAGTTCCGCACGCTCGAAACGCTGGGCATCCCCGTGGTGGCGTGCCTCAACGGCGCAGCGCTGGGCGGCGGCTGGGAGGTAGCGCTGATCGCCCACTACCGCATCGCCGTGGCCGACCCGAAGATCCAGTTCGGCCTGCCCGAGGTCACCCTGGGCCTGATGCCTGGCGCCACCGGCGTGACCAAGATGACGCGCCTGCTGGGCCTGATGGGCGCGCAGCCCTACATCCTGGAGGGCAAGCTCTTCAACCCCGCCGAAGCGCTGGAACTGCAACTGGTGCACGAGCTAGTGACCACGCGCGAGCAACTGCTGCCCGCCGCCCTGGCCCACATCGCCACCCACCCGCACGCGGTGCAGCCGTGGGACGACAAGAACTACAAGATGCCGGGCGGCACGCCCGCCAACCCCAAGATTGCAGGCGCCCTCACCGTCGCGCCCGCCATGCTGAAAAAGACCACGCGCGGCCGCTACCCCGCGCCCGAGGCAGCGCTGGCCGCCATGGTCGAAGGCGCGATGGTGGACTACGACACCGCCCTGCGCATCGAAAGCCGCTACCTCGCCCGCCTGATGACCGGCCCCGTGGCGCGCAACATGATCAACACGTTCTTCTTCGACATGAACGCGATCAAGAGCGGCAAGTCGCGCCCAGGCACGGCCCCGCGCTACAAGCCCCAAAAGGTCGGCATCCTGGGCGCCGGCATGATGGGCGCGGGCATCGCCTGGGCCCAGGCCAGCCGGGGCATCGCTACGGTGCTGAAAGACGTGAGCACCGAGAAAGCCGAGGCCGGCAAGGCCTACAGCGCCAAGCTCACGCAAGCCCGCGTGGACAAGGGCCGCATGACCGCCGAGGCGCAGCAGGCACTGCTGGCCCGTATCACACCCACCGCCAGCGCGGCCGACCTGGCGGGCTGTGACCTCATCATTGAAGCCGTGCTTGAAAGCCGCGACCTGAAAGCTAAAGTCACGCAAGAGGCCGAGCCGCAACTGGCGCCCGGCGGCTTCTTTGCCAGCAACACCTCCACCCTGCCCATCAGCGGCCTGGCCACGGCCAGCAGCCGGCCCGAGAAGTTTGTCGGCATCCACTTTTTCAGCCCCGTGGACAAGATGAAGCTGGTGGAGATCATCCGCGGCAAACAGACAGATGACGAAACCGTGGCCCGCGCGTTCGACTACGTGCAGGCCCTGGGCAAGGTGCCCATCGTGGTCAACGACTCACGCGGCTTCTACACCAGCCGCACCTTTGGCACCTTTGTGATGGAAGGCGCCGCCATGCTGGGCGAAGGCATCCCCGCCGCCGCCATTGAAAACGCCGCCATGCAGGCCGGCCTGCCCGTGGGCCCGCTGGCCGTGCTGGACGAAACCGCGCTGACGTTAAGCGTGCACGTGCTGGACCAGACCCGCGCGGACTACGCAGCCGAAGGCAAGACCTACACCGCCACGCCCGGCGAGCTGCTGGTGCAGCGCATGGTCAAAGAATTGAAGCGCCCCGGCCGTGCCGGTGGCGGCGGCTTTTATGACTACCCCGCAGGCACCAAAAAGCACCTGTGGCCAGAGCTGAAACCCCTGTTCGAAAAGCCCGGCGTGGAATGGAGCGTGCAGGAGATCCAGGACCGCCTGCTCTACCGCCAGGCCATCGAAACCGCGCGCTGCCTGGCCGAGGGCGTGCTGACCAGCGTGCATGACGCGAACATTGGGTCGATTTTTGGGATCGGGTTTCCGGCGTGGACGGGGGGCGCGATGCAGTTCATCTATGGAACTGGGGTGGAGGCGTTCTTAGAGCGCGCAAAAGAGTTAACGGCTAAGTTTGGACCTACTTTTCAGGTGAGCGAGCAAACCCTCATCGCCATAAAAGCACACAAACCCAATCACTGA
- a CDS encoding acyl-CoA dehydrogenase family protein codes for MIERTLYQPDHQAFADSFRRFIDKEVAPFHDQWEDQGYVAREVWNAAGANGFLCMSLPEEYGGAGADKLYSVAQMEELARAGTTGIGFGLHSEIVAPYILHYGTEAQKQKYLPQMATGAMVGAIAMSEPAAGSDLQGIKTTAIKSADGSHYVLNGSKTFITNGWHADLVIVVAKTDPAAGAKGTSLFLVERDMPGFEKGQRLKKMGMKAQDTSELFFNDVKVPVDNLLGGPAMEGRGFICLMEQLPWERLQIAITAVAAAQAAIDWTVDYVKQRKVFGQSVATFQNTRHTLAELQTQVQVARVFVDKGCELIVREQLDTETASMAKYWTTDLQCKVMDECVQLFGGYGYMWEYPITRAYADARVQRIYGGTNEIMKEVIARGMGLGK; via the coding sequence ATGATCGAACGCACCCTGTACCAGCCCGACCACCAGGCCTTTGCCGACAGCTTTCGCCGCTTCATCGACAAGGAAGTGGCGCCCTTCCACGACCAGTGGGAAGACCAGGGCTATGTGGCCCGCGAGGTGTGGAACGCCGCCGGTGCCAACGGCTTTCTGTGCATGAGCCTGCCCGAGGAATACGGCGGCGCCGGGGCCGACAAGCTGTACTCGGTGGCGCAGATGGAAGAGCTGGCGCGCGCCGGCACCACCGGCATCGGCTTCGGGCTGCACAGCGAGATCGTGGCGCCGTACATCCTGCACTACGGTACCGAAGCGCAAAAACAAAAGTACCTGCCCCAGATGGCCACCGGCGCCATGGTGGGCGCCATCGCCATGAGCGAGCCTGCTGCCGGCAGCGACTTGCAGGGCATCAAGACCACGGCCATCAAAAGTGCGGATGGCAGCCACTATGTGCTGAACGGCAGCAAGACCTTCATCACCAACGGCTGGCACGCCGATCTGGTGATCGTGGTCGCCAAGACCGACCCGGCCGCCGGGGCCAAAGGCACCAGCCTGTTCCTGGTGGAGCGCGACATGCCCGGCTTTGAAAAAGGCCAGCGCCTCAAAAAGATGGGCATGAAGGCACAAGACACGTCCGAGCTGTTCTTCAACGACGTGAAGGTGCCGGTGGACAACCTGCTGGGCGGCCCCGCCATGGAAGGACGCGGCTTCATCTGCCTGATGGAGCAGTTGCCCTGGGAGCGCCTGCAGATCGCGATCACCGCCGTGGCCGCAGCGCAGGCCGCCATCGACTGGACGGTGGACTATGTCAAGCAGCGCAAGGTATTCGGGCAGAGCGTGGCCACCTTCCAGAACACCCGCCACACCCTGGCCGAGCTACAAACGCAAGTGCAGGTGGCCCGCGTGTTTGTGGACAAAGGCTGCGAGCTGATCGTGCGCGAGCAGCTAGACACCGAAACCGCCAGCATGGCCAAGTACTGGACCACCGACCTGCAGTGCAAGGTGATGGACGAATGCGTGCAGCTGTTTGGCGGCTACGGCTACATGTGGGAATACCCCATCACCCGCGCCTATGCCGACGCACGCGTGCAGCGCATCTACGGCGGCACGAACGAGATCATGAAAGAAGTGATTGCGCGTGGCATGGGCCTGGGCAAATAG